A window of Symphalangus syndactylus isolate Jambi chromosome 24, NHGRI_mSymSyn1-v2.1_pri, whole genome shotgun sequence contains these coding sequences:
- the DEFB118 gene encoding defensin beta 118: protein MKLLLLALPMLVLLPQVIPAYSGEKKCWNRSGHCRKQCKDGEAVKDTCKNLRACCVPSNEDHRQVPTTSPTPLSDSTPGSIDDILTVRFTTDYFEVSSKKDMVEESEAGWGTQTSLPDVHHSS, encoded by the exons ATGAAACTCCTGCTGCTGGCTCTTCCCATGCTTGTGCTCCTACCCCAAGTGATCCCAG CCTATAGCGGTGAAAAAAAATGCTGGAACAGATCAGGGCACTGCAGGAAACAATGCAAAGATGGAGAAGCAGTGAAAGATACATGCAAAAATCTTCGAGCTTGCTGCGTTCCATCCAATGAAGACCACAGGCAAGTTCCTACAACATCTCCCACACCCTTGAGTGACTCAACACCAGGAAGTATTGATGATATTTTAACAGTAAGGTTCACTACAGACTACTTTGAAGTAAGCAGCAAGAAAGACATGGTTGAAGAGTCTGAGGCGGGATGGGGAACTCAGACCTCTCTTCCAGATGTTCACCACAGCTCATGA